From the genome of Desulfovibrio intestinalis:
CAGGCGTGGCGCGCTTCAGATAAAATTACCTTTGAAATGCTTTACATTTTAAATTTGTCATCCTGCCGGAAAATGCAATTTTCAAAAGAATCCATGCCGCGTTGCGTTGCGGCGCATTCTCGTGCCGCCGTAGAGCCTTTAAACCTTTTAGAAGCCAAGGCGCTCTAAAGTGGCTGCCATGTGGCCCTGCCGGAAATCGGGCACTTGCCAGAAAAACAAAAATGAATGATTGTCCCTGTCGAAGGCGCATGGCGGTAATGCTTGTCTGGCGCGCCTTCTGAAGGAGCAGGCATGTCGGATTGTGTGCGCTACCCAGCGCCGGGCTGCGTGGTGGAATATATGGAGGGCAACGCTGTTCAGATTGCCCTTATTACTGAAGAGGTCGGGGGGCGCTTGCGCCTTCTTTTGCCTAACCGCCGCGAAACGCGGCTCAATGCATCGCGCCTGCTGCCCTGGCTTGGGCCCATGCACGGGGCGGATCTTGGCCGTGAAGAAGCGGTGCGCCTGCTTGAGCAGCATAAGAAAAGCCGTGAAGACCTGGCCGCCGATGTGCCCGTTATGGACGTGTGGGAGCTGGCTCAGGGCGAGGTAAGCGTGGCCCCGGCCACGTGGTTTGCCGAACTGTTCACCTCTGATCCCTCTACGGATCAGGTGTCTGCCTATGGCCGCGCCCTGCTGGCCTGCAAGAGTCATTTTCGCTTTCAGCCCCCGGATTTTCAGGTTTTTCCCGCTGATATGGTTGAAAAGCGTCTGGTGGAAGAAAAAAACCGCCTTGAACGCGAAGCCCTTATTGCGGGCGGCGCGGCCTTTTTGCGCATGTTGTGGGATGTGGCCTGCCGCAAGCGCGAGCTGCCGCCACCCCCGTCGGAAGGGAGCGTCAGCGTAGAATGGCCGTCAGATGAAGTGGCTGAGAGCCTTGAAGAAGTGCTGCGCTCCCGCATGGTTGACCCGGAAGGACAGGAGTATGACGCCCTGTGGCGCACTCTTGGCAAGGGCCTGCCGGATGTACCGCATTTGCCCCTGCAACTGCTGGTAGCCTGGGGCAAGGTGCCGCCGCACTACAATTTCTGGCTGGACCGCGCAGGCTACGTTTCTGGCGACACTTGGTGGACGCCGCACAGCGAACAGGTGGACGCGCTGGTTCGCGCCGCCCAGAGCTGCGAAATGCCCGACGCTGCGCTTTTTGCGTCTGCCGCGCCTGCGGGCTGCATGTGTGATGAAGACATTTCTGCAGTGGCTACAGAAGCACCCGCCGCTTCGCCTTCCCTGCTTTTTGAGCCTGGGCCGCTGCCAGAAAGTCCGTTGCCCTTCATAAGCATCGACAGTGCCAGCACCCGCGACGTGGACGACGCCTTTCATGTGCAGCCCACGGAAGACGGCTACCTGCTTACCCTGGCCCTGGCCTGTCCTGCGCTGTACTGGCCCTTTGGCAGCCCCCTGGACAAGGCTGTGCTGCACCGGGGCACAAGCATTTATTTGCCTGAAGGCGACTGCCACATGCTGCCGGAAGTTCTGGGCACGGCGGCCTATTCCCTGATTGCCAACGAATCCCGTCCCGCCATGTGCGTGGAGGTTCCGGTAGACAGCAGCGGCCGCTTCGGCCCTTGCCGGGTATACCTGGCCCGCGTGCGTCTGGCCGCCAACCTGACCTACTGTGA
Proteins encoded in this window:
- a CDS encoding ribonuclease catalytic domain-containing protein: MSDCVRYPAPGCVVEYMEGNAVQIALITEEVGGRLRLLLPNRRETRLNASRLLPWLGPMHGADLGREEAVRLLEQHKKSREDLAADVPVMDVWELAQGEVSVAPATWFAELFTSDPSTDQVSAYGRALLACKSHFRFQPPDFQVFPADMVEKRLVEEKNRLEREALIAGGAAFLRMLWDVACRKRELPPPPSEGSVSVEWPSDEVAESLEEVLRSRMVDPEGQEYDALWRTLGKGLPDVPHLPLQLLVAWGKVPPHYNFWLDRAGYVSGDTWWTPHSEQVDALVRAAQSCEMPDAALFASAAPAGCMCDEDISAVATEAPAASPSLLFEPGPLPESPLPFISIDSASTRDVDDAFHVQPTEDGYLLTLALACPALYWPFGSPLDKAVLHRGTSIYLPEGDCHMLPEVLGTAAYSLIANESRPAMCVEVPVDSSGRFGPCRVYLARVRLAANLTYCDSQAVLNAQAESSDAPLPENPAAAHAGQLRSGLDLARKRQGARIEDGAVVMDRPDPAISLEGEGGEVRVHVGPDYSAPDAQMLVAEMMILASAAVAHWALERGMSMLHRVQDVVLPREYAGIWSTPQDMTRIMRALTPSGLEVQAKPHAALGLDRYTPMTSPLRRYPDLVNEAQVVHFLCTGQPRWSEDMLLRLLQALSPALDGAGQVQRFRPRYWKLLFFRQQGDKVWWPGVITEENDAFVSVSLPDQGMFVRGRRKLFDDRAHPGLQVDVRIGKVHPLYNEIMILEAATTG